A region of Flavobacterium album DNA encodes the following proteins:
- a CDS encoding purine-nucleoside phosphorylase, with protein sequence MWEKVQQTVKYIAEKTNFTPRYGVILGSGLGGFTDDIEVGFTLPYNEIPNFPVSTVEGHKGALIFGKIAGNNVVAMQGRFHYYEGYSMQEVTFPVRVMKYLGVEKLIVSNASGGVNPFYKVGDIVLIYDHINMMPEHPLRGKNDERFGPRFVNMGEPYSRKMINKAKEIAIEQGVDVKDGIYLGLQGPTFETLSEYRMVKVLGADCVGMSTVPEVIVARHMDMEVFGISVITDMGQEDSIDNVNHDEVLIAAKNAEPKVRALIKELIIKY encoded by the coding sequence ATGTGGGAAAAAGTACAGCAAACCGTTAAGTATATTGCCGAAAAAACAAACTTCACGCCGCGTTATGGTGTTATTTTAGGCTCCGGCCTGGGCGGATTTACCGATGATATTGAGGTAGGATTCACACTGCCTTATAATGAGATTCCCAACTTCCCTGTTTCAACAGTGGAAGGCCATAAGGGGGCGCTTATATTTGGAAAGATTGCCGGGAATAATGTCGTGGCCATGCAGGGGCGTTTTCACTACTACGAAGGCTACAGCATGCAGGAGGTGACGTTCCCTGTTCGCGTTATGAAGTACTTGGGCGTAGAAAAACTAATCGTTTCCAATGCTTCCGGAGGGGTGAACCCGTTCTATAAAGTGGGCGATATCGTGCTTATTTACGACCATATCAACATGATGCCGGAACACCCGCTGAGAGGTAAGAATGATGAACGCTTTGGGCCACGTTTCGTGAACATGGGTGAGCCGTACAGCCGCAAGATGATCAACAAGGCCAAAGAGATTGCCATTGAACAGGGCGTCGATGTAAAAGATGGTATCTATTTGGGACTGCAGGGGCCAACATTCGAAACATTATCAGAATATCGAATGGTTAAAGTACTGGGCGCCGACTGCGTAGGGATGTCTACCGTTCCCGAAGTGATCGTGGCAAGGCATATGGACATGGAGGTATTCGGCATCTCTGTAATTACCGATATGGGCCAGGAAGACAGCATCGATAACGTAAACCATGACGAAGTGCTTATCGCTGCCAAAAATGCCGAACCAAAGGTGCGTGCACTAATAAAGGAATTGATTATTAAGTATTAA